One window from the genome of Osmerus eperlanus chromosome 1, fOsmEpe2.1, whole genome shotgun sequence encodes:
- the LOC134020820 gene encoding uncharacterized protein LOC134020820, which yields MDGVLEGAALLCVCKLACSLLCLPAVSACRSPMSFCCCCLLIFTDIAVTIFLVVLWISKPWLPPLVVSADVIALRFLLFLSHTYGAVLGFTMTLVAVETVMRLYFPKRFRGLGLEDEEDEEDEEEGGEIPVGQKDATCLGCVAVEVVKDHDLTYLPDFLCCLLVWVLSGLHGSLWSKTSEELLAEVCIQTTGSLPLCLPSLFTSLSGPREPCWCVVVLGLLIVLMVVQGLMLRVKQTTLVDQPTVPPQESCSADMQKFDQTPVQPPSSKAVDPGLLTLTSAAEFFVDSGKTQSRCCAPSVYERNPAQLSQCHHGNSATSFRLECLPSDGGQEAGNAGMPPPPVVEERTHLDTDGSSLHVAASQRGGQGEFFPSPRARLMTGLVCVFSLGVLPLSLSVNILLVYSVEAMLEWSARPLLTAPGGTDTPLTEVSHST from the exons ATGGATGGCGTACTGGAGGGAGCcgctcttctgtgtgtgtgtaaactggcCTGcagtctcctctgcctccccgcGGTCTCAGCCTGTCGCAGCCCTATGAGCTTCTGCTGTTGTTGTCTGCTCATCTTCACCGACATTGCTGTCACCA tCTTCCTGGTCGTCCTCTGGATTTCCAAGCCCTGGCTTCCTCCGCTGGTCGTGTCTGCTGATGTCATCGCCCTGCGCTTCCTGCTCTTCCTCAGCCACACCTACGGAGCGGTGCTGGGGTTCACCATGACTCTGGTTGCTGTGGAGACGGTGATGAGGTTGTACTTTCCCAAACGGTTTCGTGGATTGGGGCTGGAAGACGAGGAAGACGAGGAAGacgaggaagaggggggtgaaATCCCAGTGGGACAGAAGGATGCTACCTGTCTGGGCTGTGTGGCAGTGGAGGTGGTGAAGGACCATGACCTGACCTATCTCCCTGACTTTCTCTGCTGTCTGCTGGTGTGGGTTCTGTCTGGCCTCCATGGGTCCCTGTGGAGCAAGACGTCGGAGGAGCTGTTGGCTGAGGTCTGCATCCAGACCACCGGCTCCCTCCCCCTGTGCCTCCCCAGCCTGTTCACCTCCCTGTCTGGGCCGAGGGagccctgctggtgtgtggtggtccTGGGTCTCCTCATCGTCCTCATGGTGGTCCAGGGCCTGATGCTGAGAGTCAAGCAAACTACCCTGGTCGACCAGCCTACAGTCCCGCCACAGGAGAGCTGCAGCGCTGACATGCAGAAGTTTGACCAAACACCAGTCCAACCTCCATCGTCCAAGGCCGTGGACCCTGGGCTGTTGACACTCACGTCAGCCGCCGAGTTTTTTGTTGACTCAGGAAAAACACAGAGCAGGTGCTGCGCTCCCAGCGTCTATGAAAGGAACCCGGCGCAGCTGTCTCAGTGTCACCATGGAAACTCTGCTACCTCCTTTCGCCTGGAGTGTTTGCCTTCAGACGGGGGACAGGAAGCTGGCAACGCAGGCATGCCTCCTCCACCCGTTGTGGAGGAacgcacacacctggacacagacGGTTCCTCGTTACACGTAGCAGCTAGCCAGCGTGGGGGGCAGGGCGAGTTCTTTCCCTCCCCCAGAGCTAGGTTAATgacagggctggtgtgtgtgttctctctcggCGTGCTGCCTCTCAGCCTCAGCGTTAACATCCTGCTGGTCTACAGCGTCGAGGCAATGCTGGAGTGGAGTGCACGCCCTCTGCTGACCGCGCCAGGCGGCACGGACACCCCACTGACCGAGGTGTCTCACTCCACGTAG
- the znf362a gene encoding zinc finger protein 362a isoform X2: MAEPRFNNPYFWPPPPSMPGQLDNLVLINKIKEQLMAEKIRPPHLPSTTVPSQQPLLVPATQTEGGQHGMPGPKVQQMGGGLHSHSHSPSQPDIALHARPASSTVAGSYPGPSLFVQPSGSYPGPSLVPYPSGRILGDVNLNLDDKTAIKARGLWEDWHLRQIIDQPSRTNHLSANHNTSEAITQTTPTSSSHSRLGVAPSLIAGLAGGHGMEPIKSNGGLAGLLGPQPKVERGRKKIKAENGAGPLLVVPYPLLAPGNDQPCLTITAKEGKTYRCKVCPLTFFSKSDMQIHSKSHTEAKAHKCPHCSKSFANASYLAQHLRIHLGVKPYHCSYCEKCFRQLSHLQQHTRIHTGDRPYKCAHPGCEKAFTQLSNLQSHQRQHNKDKPFKCSNCYRAYSDSASLQIHLSAHAIKNAKAYCCSMCGRAYTSETYLMKHMSKHTVVEHLVSHHSPQRTESPSIPIRISLI, encoded by the exons ATGGCTGAGCCTCGTTTTAACAACCCCTACTTCTGGCCTCCGCCTCCAAGCATGCCTGGTCAG CTGGATAACCTAGTCTTGATCAATAAAATCAAGGAGCAGCTGATGGCAGAGAAGATACGTCCTCCACACCTGCCCTCCACCACAGTCCCTTCCCAGCAGCCCTTGCTGGTCCCGGCCACCCAGACAGAAGGCGGGCAGCACGGTATGCCCGGTCCCAAGGTCCAACAGATGGGTGGGGGACTCCACAGCCACAGTCACAGCCCGTCTCAGCCAGACATCGCCCTTCACGCACGGCCAGCCTCCAGCACAGTGGCAGGTAGCTACCCTGGTCCCTCCCTGTTCGTTCAGCCGTCAGGTAGCTACCCTGGTCCCTCACTGGTCCCTTACCCATCAG GGCGTATTCTTGGTGATGTAAACTTGAATCTGGACGATAAGACAGCTATAAAGGCTAGAGGACTGTGGGAGGACTGGCATTTGCGTCAAATCATAGACCAACCCTCTCGAACAAACCACCTGTCAG CCAATCACAACACATCAGAGGCAATCACACAGACCACACCCACCTCCAGCAGCCATAGCAGGCTAGGGGTTGCCCCCAGCCTCATCGCGGGATTGGCCGGCGGGCACGGGATGGAGCCAATCAAAAGCAACGGAGGCCTGGCTGGACTTCTAGGACCCCAACCCAAAGTGGAGCGAGGGCGTAAGAAGATAAAGGCTGAGAACGGGGCTGGTcctctcctggtggtgccctacCCCCTCCTGGCCCCTGGGAACGACCAGCCCTGCCTCACCATCACTGCCAAAGAGGGCAAAACGTACAG GTGTAAAGTGTGCCCGCTGACCTTCTTCTCCAAGTCCGACATGCAGATCCACTCCAAGTCGCACACGGAGGCCAAGGCCCATAAGTGTCCCCACTGCTCCAAGTCCTTCGCCAACGCCTCCTACCTGGCCCAGCACCTGCGCATCCACCTGGGAGTCAAGCCCTACCACTGCTCCTACTGTGAGAAGTGCTTCCGCCAGCTCTCCCACCTCCAGCAGCACACCAG AATTCACACAGGTGACCGGCCTTATAAATGTGCCCATCCAGGATGTGAAAAGGCTTTTACTCAGCTCTCCAACCTGCAG TCCCACCAGAGACAGCATAACAAAGACAAGCCCTTCAAGTGTTCCAACTGCTACCGTGCGTACTCGGACTCCGCCTCGCTGCAGATCCACCTGTCAGCCCACGCCATCAAGAACGCCAAGGCCTACTGCTGCAGCATGTGTGGCAGGGCCTACACCTCA GAGACGTACCTCATGAAGCACATGTCGAAACACACGGTGGTGGAACACCTGGTGTCCCACCACTCTCCTCAGAGGACAGAGTCTCCCAGCATCCCTATACGGATCTCCCTCATCTGA
- the znf362a gene encoding zinc finger protein 362a isoform X1, producing MAEPRFNNPYFWPPPPSMPGQLDNLVLINKIKEQLMAEKIRPPHLPSTTVPSQQPLLVPATQTEGGQHGMPGPKVQQMGGGLHSHSHSPSQPDIALHARPASSTVAGSYPGPSLFVQPSGSYPGPSLVPYPSGRILGDVNLNLDDKTAIKARGLWEDWHLRQIIDQPSRTNHLSGLTLSSRTANHNTSEAITQTTPTSSSHSRLGVAPSLIAGLAGGHGMEPIKSNGGLAGLLGPQPKVERGRKKIKAENGAGPLLVVPYPLLAPGNDQPCLTITAKEGKTYRCKVCPLTFFSKSDMQIHSKSHTEAKAHKCPHCSKSFANASYLAQHLRIHLGVKPYHCSYCEKCFRQLSHLQQHTRIHTGDRPYKCAHPGCEKAFTQLSNLQSHQRQHNKDKPFKCSNCYRAYSDSASLQIHLSAHAIKNAKAYCCSMCGRAYTSETYLMKHMSKHTVVEHLVSHHSPQRTESPSIPIRISLI from the exons ATGGCTGAGCCTCGTTTTAACAACCCCTACTTCTGGCCTCCGCCTCCAAGCATGCCTGGTCAG CTGGATAACCTAGTCTTGATCAATAAAATCAAGGAGCAGCTGATGGCAGAGAAGATACGTCCTCCACACCTGCCCTCCACCACAGTCCCTTCCCAGCAGCCCTTGCTGGTCCCGGCCACCCAGACAGAAGGCGGGCAGCACGGTATGCCCGGTCCCAAGGTCCAACAGATGGGTGGGGGACTCCACAGCCACAGTCACAGCCCGTCTCAGCCAGACATCGCCCTTCACGCACGGCCAGCCTCCAGCACAGTGGCAGGTAGCTACCCTGGTCCCTCCCTGTTCGTTCAGCCGTCAGGTAGCTACCCTGGTCCCTCACTGGTCCCTTACCCATCAG GGCGTATTCTTGGTGATGTAAACTTGAATCTGGACGATAAGACAGCTATAAAGGCTAGAGGACTGTGGGAGGACTGGCATTTGCGTCAAATCATAGACCAACCCTCTCGAACAAACCACCTGTCAG GTTTGACCCTCTCCTCTCGGACAGCCAATCACAACACATCAGAGGCAATCACACAGACCACACCCACCTCCAGCAGCCATAGCAGGCTAGGGGTTGCCCCCAGCCTCATCGCGGGATTGGCCGGCGGGCACGGGATGGAGCCAATCAAAAGCAACGGAGGCCTGGCTGGACTTCTAGGACCCCAACCCAAAGTGGAGCGAGGGCGTAAGAAGATAAAGGCTGAGAACGGGGCTGGTcctctcctggtggtgccctacCCCCTCCTGGCCCCTGGGAACGACCAGCCCTGCCTCACCATCACTGCCAAAGAGGGCAAAACGTACAG GTGTAAAGTGTGCCCGCTGACCTTCTTCTCCAAGTCCGACATGCAGATCCACTCCAAGTCGCACACGGAGGCCAAGGCCCATAAGTGTCCCCACTGCTCCAAGTCCTTCGCCAACGCCTCCTACCTGGCCCAGCACCTGCGCATCCACCTGGGAGTCAAGCCCTACCACTGCTCCTACTGTGAGAAGTGCTTCCGCCAGCTCTCCCACCTCCAGCAGCACACCAG AATTCACACAGGTGACCGGCCTTATAAATGTGCCCATCCAGGATGTGAAAAGGCTTTTACTCAGCTCTCCAACCTGCAG TCCCACCAGAGACAGCATAACAAAGACAAGCCCTTCAAGTGTTCCAACTGCTACCGTGCGTACTCGGACTCCGCCTCGCTGCAGATCCACCTGTCAGCCCACGCCATCAAGAACGCCAAGGCCTACTGCTGCAGCATGTGTGGCAGGGCCTACACCTCA GAGACGTACCTCATGAAGCACATGTCGAAACACACGGTGGTGGAACACCTGGTGTCCCACCACTCTCCTCAGAGGACAGAGTCTCCCAGCATCCCTATACGGATCTCCCTCATCTGA
- the znf362a gene encoding zinc finger protein 362a isoform X4, whose product MAEPRFNNPYFWPPPPSMPGQLDNLVLINKIKEQLMAEKIRPPHLPSTTVPSQQPLLVPATQTEGGQHGMPGPKVQQMGGGLHSHSHSPSQPDIALHARPASSTVAGRILGDVNLNLDDKTAIKARGLWEDWHLRQIIDQPSRTNHLSGLTLSSRTANHNTSEAITQTTPTSSSHSRLGVAPSLIAGLAGGHGMEPIKSNGGLAGLLGPQPKVERGRKKIKAENGAGPLLVVPYPLLAPGNDQPCLTITAKEGKTYRCKVCPLTFFSKSDMQIHSKSHTEAKAHKCPHCSKSFANASYLAQHLRIHLGVKPYHCSYCEKCFRQLSHLQQHTRIHTGDRPYKCAHPGCEKAFTQLSNLQSHQRQHNKDKPFKCSNCYRAYSDSASLQIHLSAHAIKNAKAYCCSMCGRAYTSETYLMKHMSKHTVVEHLVSHHSPQRTESPSIPIRISLI is encoded by the exons ATGGCTGAGCCTCGTTTTAACAACCCCTACTTCTGGCCTCCGCCTCCAAGCATGCCTGGTCAG CTGGATAACCTAGTCTTGATCAATAAAATCAAGGAGCAGCTGATGGCAGAGAAGATACGTCCTCCACACCTGCCCTCCACCACAGTCCCTTCCCAGCAGCCCTTGCTGGTCCCGGCCACCCAGACAGAAGGCGGGCAGCACGGTATGCCCGGTCCCAAGGTCCAACAGATGGGTGGGGGACTCCACAGCCACAGTCACAGCCCGTCTCAGCCAGACATCGCCCTTCACGCACGGCCAGCCTCCAGCACAGTGGCAG GGCGTATTCTTGGTGATGTAAACTTGAATCTGGACGATAAGACAGCTATAAAGGCTAGAGGACTGTGGGAGGACTGGCATTTGCGTCAAATCATAGACCAACCCTCTCGAACAAACCACCTGTCAG GTTTGACCCTCTCCTCTCGGACAGCCAATCACAACACATCAGAGGCAATCACACAGACCACACCCACCTCCAGCAGCCATAGCAGGCTAGGGGTTGCCCCCAGCCTCATCGCGGGATTGGCCGGCGGGCACGGGATGGAGCCAATCAAAAGCAACGGAGGCCTGGCTGGACTTCTAGGACCCCAACCCAAAGTGGAGCGAGGGCGTAAGAAGATAAAGGCTGAGAACGGGGCTGGTcctctcctggtggtgccctacCCCCTCCTGGCCCCTGGGAACGACCAGCCCTGCCTCACCATCACTGCCAAAGAGGGCAAAACGTACAG GTGTAAAGTGTGCCCGCTGACCTTCTTCTCCAAGTCCGACATGCAGATCCACTCCAAGTCGCACACGGAGGCCAAGGCCCATAAGTGTCCCCACTGCTCCAAGTCCTTCGCCAACGCCTCCTACCTGGCCCAGCACCTGCGCATCCACCTGGGAGTCAAGCCCTACCACTGCTCCTACTGTGAGAAGTGCTTCCGCCAGCTCTCCCACCTCCAGCAGCACACCAG AATTCACACAGGTGACCGGCCTTATAAATGTGCCCATCCAGGATGTGAAAAGGCTTTTACTCAGCTCTCCAACCTGCAG TCCCACCAGAGACAGCATAACAAAGACAAGCCCTTCAAGTGTTCCAACTGCTACCGTGCGTACTCGGACTCCGCCTCGCTGCAGATCCACCTGTCAGCCCACGCCATCAAGAACGCCAAGGCCTACTGCTGCAGCATGTGTGGCAGGGCCTACACCTCA GAGACGTACCTCATGAAGCACATGTCGAAACACACGGTGGTGGAACACCTGGTGTCCCACCACTCTCCTCAGAGGACAGAGTCTCCCAGCATCCCTATACGGATCTCCCTCATCTGA
- the znf362a gene encoding zinc finger protein 362a isoform X5, giving the protein MAEPRFNNPYFWPPPPSMPGQLDNLVLINKIKEQLMAEKIRPPHLPSTTVPSQQPLLVPATQTEGGQHGMPGPKVQQMGGGLHSHSHSPSQPDIALHARPASSTVAGRILGDVNLNLDDKTAIKARGLWEDWHLRQIIDQPSRTNHLSANHNTSEAITQTTPTSSSHSRLGVAPSLIAGLAGGHGMEPIKSNGGLAGLLGPQPKVERGRKKIKAENGAGPLLVVPYPLLAPGNDQPCLTITAKEGKTYRCKVCPLTFFSKSDMQIHSKSHTEAKAHKCPHCSKSFANASYLAQHLRIHLGVKPYHCSYCEKCFRQLSHLQQHTRIHTGDRPYKCAHPGCEKAFTQLSNLQSHQRQHNKDKPFKCSNCYRAYSDSASLQIHLSAHAIKNAKAYCCSMCGRAYTSETYLMKHMSKHTVVEHLVSHHSPQRTESPSIPIRISLI; this is encoded by the exons ATGGCTGAGCCTCGTTTTAACAACCCCTACTTCTGGCCTCCGCCTCCAAGCATGCCTGGTCAG CTGGATAACCTAGTCTTGATCAATAAAATCAAGGAGCAGCTGATGGCAGAGAAGATACGTCCTCCACACCTGCCCTCCACCACAGTCCCTTCCCAGCAGCCCTTGCTGGTCCCGGCCACCCAGACAGAAGGCGGGCAGCACGGTATGCCCGGTCCCAAGGTCCAACAGATGGGTGGGGGACTCCACAGCCACAGTCACAGCCCGTCTCAGCCAGACATCGCCCTTCACGCACGGCCAGCCTCCAGCACAGTGGCAG GGCGTATTCTTGGTGATGTAAACTTGAATCTGGACGATAAGACAGCTATAAAGGCTAGAGGACTGTGGGAGGACTGGCATTTGCGTCAAATCATAGACCAACCCTCTCGAACAAACCACCTGTCAG CCAATCACAACACATCAGAGGCAATCACACAGACCACACCCACCTCCAGCAGCCATAGCAGGCTAGGGGTTGCCCCCAGCCTCATCGCGGGATTGGCCGGCGGGCACGGGATGGAGCCAATCAAAAGCAACGGAGGCCTGGCTGGACTTCTAGGACCCCAACCCAAAGTGGAGCGAGGGCGTAAGAAGATAAAGGCTGAGAACGGGGCTGGTcctctcctggtggtgccctacCCCCTCCTGGCCCCTGGGAACGACCAGCCCTGCCTCACCATCACTGCCAAAGAGGGCAAAACGTACAG GTGTAAAGTGTGCCCGCTGACCTTCTTCTCCAAGTCCGACATGCAGATCCACTCCAAGTCGCACACGGAGGCCAAGGCCCATAAGTGTCCCCACTGCTCCAAGTCCTTCGCCAACGCCTCCTACCTGGCCCAGCACCTGCGCATCCACCTGGGAGTCAAGCCCTACCACTGCTCCTACTGTGAGAAGTGCTTCCGCCAGCTCTCCCACCTCCAGCAGCACACCAG AATTCACACAGGTGACCGGCCTTATAAATGTGCCCATCCAGGATGTGAAAAGGCTTTTACTCAGCTCTCCAACCTGCAG TCCCACCAGAGACAGCATAACAAAGACAAGCCCTTCAAGTGTTCCAACTGCTACCGTGCGTACTCGGACTCCGCCTCGCTGCAGATCCACCTGTCAGCCCACGCCATCAAGAACGCCAAGGCCTACTGCTGCAGCATGTGTGGCAGGGCCTACACCTCA GAGACGTACCTCATGAAGCACATGTCGAAACACACGGTGGTGGAACACCTGGTGTCCCACCACTCTCCTCAGAGGACAGAGTCTCCCAGCATCCCTATACGGATCTCCCTCATCTGA
- the znf362a gene encoding zinc finger protein 362a isoform X3, whose translation MAEPRFNNPYFWPPPPSMPGQEQLMAEKIRPPHLPSTTVPSQQPLLVPATQTEGGQHGMPGPKVQQMGGGLHSHSHSPSQPDIALHARPASSTVAGSYPGPSLFVQPSGSYPGPSLVPYPSGRILGDVNLNLDDKTAIKARGLWEDWHLRQIIDQPSRTNHLSGLTLSSRTANHNTSEAITQTTPTSSSHSRLGVAPSLIAGLAGGHGMEPIKSNGGLAGLLGPQPKVERGRKKIKAENGAGPLLVVPYPLLAPGNDQPCLTITAKEGKTYRCKVCPLTFFSKSDMQIHSKSHTEAKAHKCPHCSKSFANASYLAQHLRIHLGVKPYHCSYCEKCFRQLSHLQQHTRIHTGDRPYKCAHPGCEKAFTQLSNLQSHQRQHNKDKPFKCSNCYRAYSDSASLQIHLSAHAIKNAKAYCCSMCGRAYTSETYLMKHMSKHTVVEHLVSHHSPQRTESPSIPIRISLI comes from the exons ATGGCTGAGCCTCGTTTTAACAACCCCTACTTCTGGCCTCCGCCTCCAAGCATGCCTGGTCAG GAGCAGCTGATGGCAGAGAAGATACGTCCTCCACACCTGCCCTCCACCACAGTCCCTTCCCAGCAGCCCTTGCTGGTCCCGGCCACCCAGACAGAAGGCGGGCAGCACGGTATGCCCGGTCCCAAGGTCCAACAGATGGGTGGGGGACTCCACAGCCACAGTCACAGCCCGTCTCAGCCAGACATCGCCCTTCACGCACGGCCAGCCTCCAGCACAGTGGCAGGTAGCTACCCTGGTCCCTCCCTGTTCGTTCAGCCGTCAGGTAGCTACCCTGGTCCCTCACTGGTCCCTTACCCATCAG GGCGTATTCTTGGTGATGTAAACTTGAATCTGGACGATAAGACAGCTATAAAGGCTAGAGGACTGTGGGAGGACTGGCATTTGCGTCAAATCATAGACCAACCCTCTCGAACAAACCACCTGTCAG GTTTGACCCTCTCCTCTCGGACAGCCAATCACAACACATCAGAGGCAATCACACAGACCACACCCACCTCCAGCAGCCATAGCAGGCTAGGGGTTGCCCCCAGCCTCATCGCGGGATTGGCCGGCGGGCACGGGATGGAGCCAATCAAAAGCAACGGAGGCCTGGCTGGACTTCTAGGACCCCAACCCAAAGTGGAGCGAGGGCGTAAGAAGATAAAGGCTGAGAACGGGGCTGGTcctctcctggtggtgccctacCCCCTCCTGGCCCCTGGGAACGACCAGCCCTGCCTCACCATCACTGCCAAAGAGGGCAAAACGTACAG GTGTAAAGTGTGCCCGCTGACCTTCTTCTCCAAGTCCGACATGCAGATCCACTCCAAGTCGCACACGGAGGCCAAGGCCCATAAGTGTCCCCACTGCTCCAAGTCCTTCGCCAACGCCTCCTACCTGGCCCAGCACCTGCGCATCCACCTGGGAGTCAAGCCCTACCACTGCTCCTACTGTGAGAAGTGCTTCCGCCAGCTCTCCCACCTCCAGCAGCACACCAG AATTCACACAGGTGACCGGCCTTATAAATGTGCCCATCCAGGATGTGAAAAGGCTTTTACTCAGCTCTCCAACCTGCAG TCCCACCAGAGACAGCATAACAAAGACAAGCCCTTCAAGTGTTCCAACTGCTACCGTGCGTACTCGGACTCCGCCTCGCTGCAGATCCACCTGTCAGCCCACGCCATCAAGAACGCCAAGGCCTACTGCTGCAGCATGTGTGGCAGGGCCTACACCTCA GAGACGTACCTCATGAAGCACATGTCGAAACACACGGTGGTGGAACACCTGGTGTCCCACCACTCTCCTCAGAGGACAGAGTCTCCCAGCATCCCTATACGGATCTCCCTCATCTGA